The Bacteroidota bacterium genome segment TCATGTATAAATCCTTATAAACTGATTTTTCCTGATTCTTTAAAATATCTTTCCAAAACGGATGCTCTACACCCGTATGATTCCACGAATAATCCAGAACTATTCTTATTCCCCTCTTATGAGCCTCTTCAATAATTTTCAAAAACAACTTATCGGCCGATGTCCATTGCCATGTTGATGGATCTAAAGGATCCTCATTTGCCATTATTTCCAAATCACCTTCCGGATCGGGACCAAAAGTATGATCGATATGAACATAATTAGTTGCATCAAACTTGTGCATTGATGGTGCATCGTTAAGAGGATTGAAATATATTGCCGTGATTCCAAGATCCGTTAAATAGTCAAGCTTATCCAATACCCCTTGTAGGTCTCCCCCATAGCGGCGTGATTGTACGGCGGTATAAAAATCATTTCCGTAAAATTCCACCTCCCAATCATTAAGCTTATACCATTGATGCTGCCATGGAGTTACCTGCCAGTTCTCAGGAAACTTATTGGGGTATGAACTCCTTATATCATCCAACTTAGGATCATTTTGCTCATCTCCGTTCCTAAAGCGTTCTACAAAAATTTGATACCAGATTGCATTCTGTGACCATTCGGGGGACTTATCCAAGGCTAAAAGTTTTATTGAATTTTCACCTTTTTTATCATTTTCAACTGATGATTCATCACATCCAACCATTGCCAGTCCTAATAACAGAGCTGTAAAAAGTAATATTGTCCTCATTTCTTTTTGAATAAAATTTCACAAATGAGGCTGAAGATATTATGAAAAAAGATTTCCTGAAAACATTTTTCAATATTTCTTAAATCAAAAGGAACAACTACTTATTAATTATTAACAGATTGTATTAATTTTGCATAAAAACAGAAAAGAGGTTTATGCAAGCTAAATTATTGCCAAGTACATATTTCGGTCCGATTGATTATTTCGCACATATAGTTCAATCAGAAAAGTCAATCATTGAAGTGGAAGATAATTTCCAGAAACAAACTTACAGAAATCGTTGCTATATCTATGGTGCTAACGGAAAGTTACTCTTAAATGTCCCTGTAAAGCACTGCAAAAATGAAAACATCAGACGTAAAACAAATGATACACAAATCGCAAACGAATTTGACTGGCAGAAACTTCACTGGAAATCTCTGGGGTCAGCCTATAGAACCTCTCCTTATTTCGAATTCTACGAAGACGAATTAAGGCCTTTATTCGAAAAAAAGTATAAGTTTTTGGCAGACCTGAATATGGATACAGCAAATCTTATTCAGGATATTATACAGGAATCATGGGATTTGACTAAAACAACAGCCTATGAGGAAAGTCCTTCAGAAATATTAGACCTTAGAGCGGAATTCAATGCAAAAAAAGACTCTGCTGTTATTACACCAAACTACACTCAGGTATTCTCTGACAAATTTG includes the following:
- a CDS encoding WbqC family protein; the encoded protein is MQAKLLPSTYFGPIDYFAHIVQSEKSIIEVEDNFQKQTYRNRCYIYGANGKLLLNVPVKHCKNENIRRKTNDTQIANEFDWQKLHWKSLGSAYRTSPYFEFYEDELRPLFEKKYKFLADLNMDTANLIQDIIQESWDLTKTTAYEESPSEILDLRAEFNAKKDSAVITPNYTQVFSDKFGFIPNLSILDLIFMEGPNALNYLESISLK